From Phenylobacterium montanum, the proteins below share one genomic window:
- a CDS encoding AMP-binding protein, translating to MQSYALTVDKFLDHAAKWSGEQAVVTADAGQVAGRIGYAALHERSNRLSGALASLGLGFGDRIATLAWNTQHHLETYYAAMGFGLVCHTLNPRLTAAHLAAMVNEAEDRVLAAAANLLPLVNEILPLCPGLEHVIFLDEEAAPGPVAGGQARAWAYEALLQAHGAAVAWGGFDEETPAGLCYTSGTTGSPKGVLYTHRSNYLHTLRALQADAFALTGRDAVLVAVPMFHANGWGLPFAAPAVGAKLMLPGRHTDGASLARLMRDEKITVAAGVQTVWLGVIDHLDATGGELPDLERLIIGGSSCPDALIQRMEQRLGAQVQTSWGMTELSPLGAVASRDAPPGALRASGRPVMGLDLKLTDADGVTLARQRGVVGHLKVKGASVLDRYFKAEADALDPEGYFDTGDLASLDEAGNLTICGRSKDLIKSGGEWINPAEIEDIVGRRPDVAQVAVIGRPDPKWGERPVLIVEPIRGEAIDEQDLLQGLRGKVADWWLPDRIVQVEAMPLASTGKIDKIRLRAEYAQGEAAGGGSSS from the coding sequence ATGCAGTCCTACGCCTTAACGGTAGACAAGTTCCTCGATCACGCCGCCAAATGGTCGGGGGAGCAGGCGGTGGTCACGGCCGACGCTGGCCAGGTCGCCGGACGTATCGGCTATGCGGCGCTGCACGAGCGCAGCAATCGGCTGTCGGGCGCATTGGCGTCGCTGGGGCTGGGCTTCGGCGACCGGATCGCGACCCTGGCCTGGAACACCCAGCACCACCTGGAAACCTACTACGCGGCCATGGGCTTTGGCCTGGTCTGTCACACGCTCAACCCGCGTCTGACTGCGGCCCATCTGGCGGCGATGGTCAACGAGGCCGAGGACCGGGTCTTGGCGGCGGCGGCGAACCTTCTGCCGCTGGTGAACGAAATCCTCCCGCTGTGCCCCGGGCTCGAGCACGTCATCTTCTTGGACGAGGAGGCGGCGCCCGGTCCGGTGGCCGGCGGTCAGGCCAGGGCCTGGGCCTATGAGGCGCTGCTGCAAGCGCACGGCGCCGCTGTGGCTTGGGGCGGCTTCGACGAGGAGACCCCGGCCGGCCTCTGCTACACCTCCGGCACCACGGGAAGCCCCAAGGGCGTGCTCTACACCCATCGCTCCAACTACCTGCACACCCTGCGCGCGCTCCAGGCCGACGCCTTCGCCCTGACCGGCCGCGATGCGGTGCTGGTCGCCGTGCCCATGTTCCACGCCAATGGCTGGGGCCTGCCCTTCGCCGCGCCTGCGGTGGGCGCAAAGCTGATGCTGCCTGGCAGGCATACGGACGGCGCGAGCCTGGCCCGCCTGATGCGAGACGAGAAGATCACGGTCGCCGCCGGCGTCCAGACAGTCTGGCTCGGCGTGATCGACCACCTGGACGCCACGGGCGGCGAGTTGCCCGACTTGGAACGGCTGATCATCGGCGGCTCCAGCTGCCCCGACGCCCTGATCCAGCGGATGGAACAGCGATTGGGCGCGCAGGTGCAGACCAGTTGGGGCATGACCGAGCTGTCGCCCCTGGGCGCCGTGGCGTCGCGCGATGCGCCGCCCGGCGCATTGCGGGCCTCGGGGCGCCCGGTGATGGGCCTCGACCTCAAGCTCACCGACGCGGACGGGGTCACGCTCGCCCGGCAGCGCGGGGTGGTCGGCCATCTGAAGGTCAAGGGCGCCAGCGTGCTCGACCGCTACTTCAAGGCCGAGGCCGACGCGCTCGATCCGGAGGGCTATTTCGACACCGGCGATCTCGCCAGCCTCGACGAGGCCGGCAATCTCACCATCTGCGGGCGCTCCAAGGACCTGATCAAGTCGGGCGGCGAGTGGATCAATCCGGCCGAAATCGAGGACATTGTCGGCCGCCGCCCCGATGTCGCTCAGGTCGCGGTGATCGGCCGGCCGGACCCGAAATGGGGCGAGCGCCCGGTGCTGATCGTCGAGCCGATCAGGGGCGAGGCCATCGACGAGCAGGATCTGCTGCAGGGCTTGCGCGGCAAGGTGGCCGACTGGTGGCTTCCTGACCGCATCGTGCAGGTCGAGGCCATGCCCCTGGCGTCTACGGGAAAGATTGACAAGATCAGGCTGCGTGCCGAATACGCGCAGGGGGAGGCTGCTGGCGGAGGGTCCAGTTCCTGA
- a CDS encoding TonB-dependent receptor, whose product MKFHALWLSASVIALGWGGSAAAQSAQAPAAAQSGSNSGAGKIGEVVVTAERRTTNLQKTAIAATVINGKDLSKQGVFTVDQLQFVSPSLTVNNFGQGNDVDIRGIGKGEHNTQTSTGVITYRDGAATFPGYIQEEPYFDVAGVEVLRGPQGTFSGQNATGGAIIVNTNNPVIGGGHDGYLLGHYGNYNDTGLQGAVNLPISDTLAARVAFDGQYRDTFYHISGPWTGDPNVKWGAFRLSLLWKPDAHLSVLAKLDYDYLNNGGYFGDAIINPQTGKVNGTGSLFNFANNWHTSAIDQFVRSTIKIDYVTDGGVDFRSVTSGATSRSAWTGDIDGTAWTGPTAAAPTGSNYMIDEGVDTTTLSQEFNVISPSKGPLTWILGAYYGNITYNFPYGGFEIGVPHGVYDEDLNGTNRTYNWAVFGQVSYDLPAGFQLQVGARYTNWFTKNVGTFYIPELIPYGYSWSMNGSEKGNNLTGKVTLNWNLNEHNFLYAFVATGAKPGGLNTPLYFFGGYMPPPFKQEYVTDYEIGWKSSLFDNHVRLQVGAYDNSFQHFQVIIPLPNDPSFFSQTEENVPGRTKLYGVEGSVQAVFGDFSLNAGLGLEHTELGTFYSEDPRVGTDGHVCNPTKGPASAFCINLGGHPQTYAPNFTFNLGASYNFHLNDGDTLTPGMTYSHISDQWGTLFDNRAQGDYLAARDIVGASLAWTHNGYVVTGYAYNLTDDHYVSALLSPIRLAGAPRQFGVSVMKTF is encoded by the coding sequence ATGAAGTTTCACGCACTTTGGCTCAGCGCTTCGGTGATCGCTTTGGGATGGGGTGGCTCGGCGGCCGCCCAGTCGGCTCAGGCGCCTGCCGCGGCGCAGTCGGGCTCGAACAGCGGCGCGGGCAAGATCGGCGAGGTGGTCGTCACCGCCGAACGCCGCACCACCAACCTGCAGAAGACCGCCATCGCCGCCACCGTCATCAACGGCAAGGATCTCTCCAAGCAAGGCGTGTTCACGGTCGACCAGCTGCAGTTCGTCAGCCCTTCGCTGACGGTCAACAATTTCGGCCAGGGTAACGACGTCGACATCCGCGGCATCGGCAAGGGCGAGCACAACACCCAGACGTCCACGGGGGTGATCACCTATCGCGACGGTGCGGCCACCTTCCCCGGCTACATCCAGGAAGAGCCCTATTTCGACGTGGCCGGCGTCGAGGTGCTGCGTGGCCCGCAGGGCACCTTCAGCGGCCAGAACGCCACCGGCGGAGCGATCATCGTCAATACCAACAACCCCGTCATCGGCGGCGGCCACGACGGCTATCTGCTGGGGCATTACGGCAACTACAACGACACCGGCCTGCAGGGCGCCGTGAACCTCCCGATCAGCGACACCCTGGCCGCGCGGGTGGCCTTCGACGGGCAGTATCGCGATACTTTCTACCACATCTCAGGGCCCTGGACGGGCGATCCCAACGTCAAGTGGGGGGCCTTCCGGCTGTCGCTGCTCTGGAAGCCCGACGCGCACCTCTCGGTGCTCGCGAAATTGGACTACGACTACCTGAACAACGGCGGATACTTCGGCGACGCGATCATCAATCCGCAGACCGGCAAGGTGAACGGGACCGGCAGCCTGTTCAATTTCGCCAACAACTGGCACACCTCGGCGATCGACCAGTTCGTGCGCAGCACGATCAAGATCGACTATGTGACCGACGGCGGCGTCGATTTCCGGTCGGTCACCAGCGGCGCGACCAGCCGGTCGGCCTGGACCGGCGACATCGACGGGACCGCCTGGACCGGGCCGACAGCCGCGGCGCCGACCGGCAGCAACTACATGATCGACGAGGGCGTGGACACGACGACCCTGTCCCAGGAGTTCAACGTCATTTCGCCCAGCAAGGGGCCGCTGACCTGGATCCTCGGGGCCTACTACGGGAACATCACCTACAACTTCCCGTATGGAGGGTTCGAAATCGGCGTACCGCACGGCGTCTATGACGAAGACCTGAACGGGACAAACCGGACCTACAATTGGGCGGTGTTTGGTCAGGTCAGCTACGACCTGCCGGCCGGCTTCCAGCTACAGGTCGGCGCCCGCTACACCAACTGGTTCACCAAGAATGTCGGGACCTTCTACATCCCCGAACTCATTCCGTACGGCTACAGCTGGAGCATGAACGGCAGCGAGAAGGGCAACAACCTCACCGGCAAGGTCACGCTGAACTGGAACCTGAACGAACACAATTTCCTCTACGCCTTCGTCGCCACCGGGGCCAAGCCCGGCGGCCTGAACACGCCGCTCTACTTCTTCGGCGGTTACATGCCCCCGCCGTTCAAGCAGGAATATGTGACCGACTACGAGATCGGCTGGAAGTCGAGCCTGTTCGACAACCATGTGCGGCTGCAGGTGGGCGCCTACGACAACAGCTTCCAGCACTTCCAGGTGATCATTCCCCTGCCGAACGACCCGTCGTTCTTCAGCCAGACCGAGGAGAACGTCCCCGGGCGCACCAAGCTCTACGGGGTCGAAGGCTCGGTCCAGGCGGTGTTCGGAGACTTCTCGCTCAATGCGGGCCTGGGCCTGGAGCATACCGAGCTCGGCACGTTCTATTCCGAGGATCCCAGGGTCGGCACCGACGGACATGTCTGCAATCCGACCAAGGGACCGGCGAGCGCCTTCTGTATCAATCTCGGCGGGCATCCGCAGACCTACGCGCCCAATTTCACCTTCAACCTCGGCGCCAGCTACAATTTCCACCTGAACGACGGTGACACCCTGACGCCGGGCATGACCTACAGCCACATCTCCGACCAGTGGGGAACGCTGTTCGACAACCGGGCTCAGGGCGACTACCTGGCGGCGCGGGACATTGTGGGCGCTTCACTCGCCTGGACCCATAACGGCTATGTCGTCACCGGCTACGCCTACAACCTCACCGACGACCACTATGTCAGCGCCTTGCTGTCGCCGATCCGCCTGGCCGGCGCGCCGCGCCAGTTCGGCGTCAGCGTCATGAAGACCTTCTAG
- a CDS encoding glycoside hydrolase family 1 protein, which produces MISRRTILAAAGAATPALSAEAKAVARKAPPGFLWGTAISAYQSEGGNTNTDCWLLENLTPTVYKDRSGDACDSYHRFAEDIALNAALGFNCYRFGIEWARIEPSPGKFSNAELDHYEKVLEACHAHGQTPVVTFNHFTVPLWFAVRGGWEQADAADLFARYCEHVTQRLGPLMGRATTFNEANVQLLVQVMGQILPHSPTTGQMLEAARRATGSERFSSMVYANPDVTQPILLEAHRKAYQAMKAARPTLPVGISLTTQDIQAVGENSLAPQMEARLYGGWIDAAKTDADFIGVQTYTRFRFDSKGWAPFPPGAELTAAGYEFYPQALAATIRWAHKTIGKPIYVTESGIGTDDDRRRIAFIDQALDGVRACLDEGLPVHSYLYWSLLDNFEWSSGFAKHFGLVAVDLETFKRTPKPSAYHLGRRAKLSLL; this is translated from the coding sequence ATGATCAGCCGCAGGACGATCTTGGCGGCCGCTGGGGCCGCCACGCCGGCGCTGTCGGCCGAGGCCAAGGCAGTAGCGCGCAAGGCGCCGCCAGGCTTCCTCTGGGGCACGGCGATCTCGGCCTATCAGAGCGAAGGCGGCAACACCAACACCGACTGCTGGCTACTCGAGAACCTGACCCCCACGGTCTACAAGGACCGTTCTGGCGACGCCTGCGACAGCTACCACCGCTTCGCCGAGGACATCGCCCTCAACGCGGCCCTGGGCTTCAACTGCTACCGCTTCGGCATCGAATGGGCGCGCATCGAGCCCAGCCCGGGCAAGTTTTCCAACGCCGAACTGGACCACTATGAGAAGGTGCTGGAAGCCTGCCACGCGCACGGCCAGACGCCGGTGGTCACCTTCAACCACTTCACCGTCCCTTTGTGGTTCGCGGTGCGTGGCGGCTGGGAGCAGGCCGACGCCGCCGACCTGTTCGCCCGCTATTGCGAGCATGTGACGCAGCGCCTCGGCCCCCTGATGGGCCGGGCGACCACCTTCAACGAGGCCAATGTCCAACTGCTGGTGCAGGTGATGGGCCAGATCCTGCCGCACTCGCCGACCACCGGCCAGATGCTCGAGGCGGCCCGCCGCGCCACCGGCTCGGAACGGTTTTCGTCGATGGTCTACGCCAATCCGGACGTCACCCAGCCGATCCTGCTGGAGGCCCACCGCAAAGCCTATCAGGCCATGAAGGCCGCCCGCCCCACCCTGCCCGTCGGGATCAGCCTGACCACCCAGGACATCCAGGCCGTGGGCGAGAACTCGCTCGCACCCCAGATGGAGGCCAGGCTCTATGGCGGCTGGATCGACGCGGCGAAGACCGATGCCGATTTCATCGGTGTACAGACCTACACCCGCTTCCGCTTCGACAGCAAAGGCTGGGCGCCCTTCCCGCCCGGCGCAGAACTGACCGCCGCGGGCTACGAGTTCTATCCCCAGGCCCTCGCCGCCACCATCCGCTGGGCGCACAAGACCATCGGCAAGCCGATCTACGTCACCGAGAGCGGCATCGGCACGGACGACGACAGACGCCGCATCGCCTTCATCGACCAGGCGCTGGACGGGGTGCGCGCCTGCCTGGACGAGGGCCTCCCGGTGCACAGCTATCTCTACTGGTCGCTGCTGGACAATTTCGAGTGGTCGTCGGGCTTCGCCAAGCATTTCGGCCTGGTCGCGGTCGACCTCGAAACCTTCAAGCGCACGCCCAAGCCCAGCGCCTATCACCTGGGCCGTCGAGCGAAGTTGAGCCTTCTTTGA
- a CDS encoding MarR family winged helix-turn-helix transcriptional regulator encodes MSGDDSEGRPGLSRRDYAAIAEFRYQLRRFLAFSEAAAARAGLPPQQHQALLAIAGHMGAEPPSVGLLAERLLIAPHTAAELVVRMVEAGLVTKTHSPRDRRRAELALTPHATAMLADLTAAHLDELKSVEPALARVLNGLQLMVS; translated from the coding sequence TTGAGCGGGGATGATTCTGAGGGCCGGCCCGGCCTCTCCCGGCGTGACTATGCGGCCATCGCCGAGTTCCGCTATCAGCTGCGCCGGTTCCTGGCCTTCAGCGAGGCCGCCGCTGCGCGCGCCGGCCTGCCGCCGCAACAACACCAGGCGCTCTTGGCCATAGCCGGCCACATGGGCGCCGAGCCGCCGTCAGTGGGCCTTCTGGCCGAACGGCTTCTGATCGCCCCGCATACCGCGGCCGAGCTGGTCGTGCGCATGGTCGAGGCGGGCCTGGTGACCAAGACCCATTCGCCCCGTGACCGGCGCCGCGCCGAACTCGCCCTGACCCCGCACGCGACAGCCATGCTGGCCGACCTTACCGCCGCGCATCTGGACGAATTGAAGAGCGTCGAGCCTGCCCTTGCGCGGGTGCTGAACGGCTTACAGCTCATGGTGAGCTGA
- a CDS encoding chloride channel protein, protein MNRSAPQPRILADFTADRRLLMLTAMALLVGTGGAFAAIVLIKLIALVTNLIWFGRADLVSRSLAGAHRGPWMVAAPALGGLVIGLMARFGSEKIRGHGIPEAIEAILIGGSRMSPKVAVLKPISSAISIGSGGPFGAEGPIIMTGGAIGSLFAQFFHLSAAERKTLLVAGAAAGMTGIFGTPVAAVLLAVELLLFEWRPRSFIPVAAAAVTAISWRPMLFGPAPLFPFSGDPQLPWWGLIACAGLGVAAGLQSGLLTKLLYGLEDAFERLPIHWMWWPALGGIVVGLGGLVEPRALGVGYDVIGDLLNGHLLVQAVVAILLVKAVVWLVALSSGTSGGVLAPLLILGGAMGWLVGLTLPGSPGFWALLGMAAMMGGTMRSPLMGAAFAVELTGDVRMLAPLLAATAAAYMVTVLLLKRSILTEKIARRGQHITREYGIDPYELTRVAEMMITPVDALDAHLSVPAAVAVLESGEHRVYPVVDGRQRPVGLVSRADALRWKVEGGHEGETLGERVSDSGLAVVHPEDVVARAVDLMLEADQGRIPVTDAKTGELMGLLTRKNLLQVRSAVLRSEGERRAYFRPGRRSAGGEA, encoded by the coding sequence ATGAATCGATCCGCCCCCCAGCCCAGGATCCTGGCCGACTTCACCGCCGACCGTCGACTCCTGATGCTGACAGCGATGGCGCTGCTGGTCGGGACTGGCGGGGCGTTTGCAGCCATCGTGCTCATCAAGCTGATCGCCCTCGTCACCAACCTCATCTGGTTCGGGCGGGCTGACCTGGTTTCGCGCTCCCTGGCTGGAGCCCACCGCGGGCCGTGGATGGTGGCCGCGCCAGCCCTGGGCGGCCTCGTCATCGGGCTGATGGCGCGGTTCGGCTCGGAAAAGATCCGCGGCCACGGCATCCCCGAGGCGATCGAGGCGATCCTGATCGGCGGCAGCCGCATGTCGCCCAAGGTAGCGGTGCTGAAGCCCATATCCTCGGCCATCTCCATCGGCAGCGGCGGGCCTTTCGGCGCCGAGGGGCCGATCATCATGACCGGCGGCGCGATCGGCTCGCTGTTCGCCCAGTTCTTTCACTTAAGCGCGGCAGAACGGAAGACCCTCCTGGTCGCCGGCGCGGCGGCCGGCATGACCGGCATCTTCGGCACGCCGGTGGCCGCGGTCCTGCTGGCGGTCGAATTGCTGTTGTTCGAATGGCGCCCCAGGAGCTTCATCCCGGTCGCGGCGGCGGCGGTCACGGCGATCTCCTGGCGGCCGATGCTGTTCGGGCCGGCGCCGCTGTTCCCGTTCTCGGGCGACCCACAGCTTCCCTGGTGGGGCCTGATCGCCTGCGCGGGGCTCGGTGTCGCCGCCGGACTGCAGTCGGGCCTGCTGACCAAGCTGCTCTATGGCCTGGAGGACGCCTTCGAGCGCCTGCCGATCCACTGGATGTGGTGGCCGGCCCTCGGCGGAATCGTGGTCGGCCTGGGCGGCCTCGTCGAGCCGCGGGCGCTGGGCGTCGGCTACGACGTGATCGGCGACCTTTTGAACGGCCATTTGCTGGTGCAGGCTGTGGTCGCGATCCTCCTGGTCAAGGCGGTGGTGTGGCTGGTGGCGCTGTCGTCCGGCACCTCCGGCGGGGTGCTGGCGCCGCTGCTGATCCTGGGTGGGGCCATGGGCTGGCTGGTCGGGCTGACCCTGCCGGGATCACCCGGCTTCTGGGCGCTTCTGGGCATGGCGGCGATGATGGGCGGAACCATGCGCTCGCCCCTGATGGGCGCGGCCTTCGCTGTAGAACTGACCGGAGATGTGCGCATGCTGGCTCCGCTCTTGGCGGCGACGGCGGCGGCCTACATGGTCACGGTGCTGCTGCTGAAGCGCTCGATCCTGACCGAGAAGATCGCCCGCCGCGGCCAACATATCACCCGCGAATATGGAATCGACCCCTACGAGTTGACCCGGGTCGCCGAGATGATGATCACCCCGGTCGACGCCCTGGACGCCCACCTGTCGGTGCCTGCAGCCGTGGCGGTGCTGGAGAGCGGTGAGCACCGCGTCTATCCGGTAGTCGATGGCCGGCAGCGGCCCGTGGGCCTGGTCTCGCGCGCCGACGCCCTGCGTTGGAAGGTCGAAGGCGGGCACGAGGGCGAGACCTTGGGCGAACGGGTCTCGGATTCGGGGCTGGCCGTGGTCCATCCCGAGGATGTGGTCGCCCGCGCGGTCGACCTGATGCTGGAGGCCGACCAGGGCCGCATTCCGGTGACCGACGCCAAGACCGGTGAACTGATGGGCCTGCTGACCCGCAAAAACCTTCTCCAGGTCCGCTCGGCGGTGCTGAGGTCCGAGGGCGAACGGCGCGCCTATTTCAGGCCGGGCCGGCGCAGCGCGGGGGGCGAAGCGTAG
- the cobA gene encoding uroporphyrinogen-III C-methyltransferase — translation MPFQQEMTVMLHDPALGEVLLVGAGPGSADLLTLRAARAIESAGALLYDALVLDEVVDLAPRGCVRIRTGKRAGEASMKQETINRLMLRLARRGLKVVRLKGGDPSVFGRSGEERAFLEAHGVKVEIVPGVTAASAAAAQFAFPLTHRAESRRLVLATARLTDGALQTEGWDGLVSADTTLALYMGRDAAGAVAERLIAEGRSPATPCLIVEDAGRPAAQARAADLEALGAAMADMGPSGPVVVVIGAVTAQAKAALSYASPPALRRPGLK, via the coding sequence ATGCCGTTCCAGCAGGAGATGACCGTGATGCTGCATGATCCTGCCTTGGGCGAGGTGCTGCTGGTCGGCGCCGGGCCCGGCTCGGCCGACCTTCTGACCCTGCGCGCCGCCCGCGCCATCGAGAGCGCCGGGGCCCTGCTCTACGACGCCCTGGTGCTGGACGAGGTGGTCGACCTGGCGCCCCGCGGCTGCGTGCGCATCCGCACCGGCAAGCGCGCCGGAGAGGCCAGCATGAAGCAGGAAACCATCAACCGGCTGATGCTGCGCCTGGCCCGCCGGGGCCTGAAGGTGGTGCGGCTGAAGGGCGGCGACCCGTCGGTGTTCGGCCGTTCGGGCGAGGAGCGGGCTTTCCTGGAAGCCCACGGGGTCAAGGTCGAGATCGTTCCCGGCGTCACCGCCGCCAGCGCGGCGGCGGCCCAGTTCGCCTTCCCCCTGACCCATCGCGCCGAATCCCGCCGCCTGGTCCTGGCCACCGCGCGCCTGACCGACGGCGCCCTGCAGACCGAGGGCTGGGACGGTCTCGTCTCCGCCGACACCACACTGGCGCTCTATATGGGCCGCGACGCCGCCGGCGCGGTCGCCGAACGCCTGATCGCAGAGGGCCGCTCGCCTGCGACGCCCTGCCTGATCGTCGAAGACGCCGGCCGGCCGGCCGCTCAAGCGCGCGCGGCCGATCTCGAAGCCCTGGGGGCGGCCATGGCGGATATGGGGCCAAGTGGGCCCGTGGTGGTTGTGATCGGCGCCGTGACCGCTCAGGCGAAGGCGGCTCTGTCCTACGCTTCGCCCCCCGCGCTGCGCCGGCCCGGCCTGAAATAG